Proteins from a genomic interval of Zingiber officinale cultivar Zhangliang chromosome 2A, Zo_v1.1, whole genome shotgun sequence:
- the LOC122040684 gene encoding glucuronokinase 1-like: protein MAEEVIERRAYARIGLLGNPSDVYFGRTISLSIANFSATVRLEPSQDLVIRPHPFHDLVSFSSIQHLVNRLQSEGYYGGVRLLMATCKIFYKYCSDQNIELKEGNFTLSYDTNIPRQTGLSGSSAIVCAAFNCLLDFYKVRHLVKVEIRPDLILNAEKELGIVAGLQDRVAQVYGGLVYMDFSKEHMDNLGHGLYSPMDIGLLPPLYLIYAENPSDSGKVHSYVRQRWLDGDAFIRSSMEEVANLALEGRRVLLEKDYTQLTSLMNRNFDLRRQMFGDDALGSLNIKMIEVARSVGAACKFTGSGGAAVAFCPEGPAHVQLLEEACNKAGFTVAKVELVPPVLGEEDLKTVSVM from the exons ATGGCTGAGGAAGTCATAGAGCGCCGGGCGTACGCTCGGATCGGCCTCCTGGGGAACCCCAGTGATGTCTACTTCGGCCGCACCATTTCATTGTCCATCGCTAACTTCTCCGCCACCGTCCGCCTCGAGCCCTCCCAAGATCTCGTCATCCGCCCTCATCCGTTCCATGATCTCGTCTCTTTCTCCTCCATCCAGCATCTG GTGAACCGTCTACAAAGTGAAGGCTACTACGGTGGGGTGAGATTGCTCATGGCTACttgcaaaattttctacaagtacTGTTCTGATCAAAATATTGAGCTAAAAGAAGGAAACTTCACCCTATCTTATGATACCAACATCCCTCGTCAG ACTGGACTTTCAGGTTCAAGTGCAATTGTTTGTGCCGCCTTTAATTGCCTCCTTGACTTCTACAAAGTGAGGCACCTTGTTAAAGTTGAAATCCGACCTGACTTAATTCTCAACGCTGAGAAAGAACTTGGTATAGTTGCTGGTCTTCAAGATCGGGTTGCCCAGGTCTACGGAGGCCTTGTCTATATG GACTTCAGTAAGGAACATATGGACAACCTTGGACATGGTCTATACTCCCCCATGGATATTGGTCTTCTTCCTCCCCTTTATCTTATATATGCTGAGAATCCAAGTGATTCTGGGAAG GTGCACAGTTATGTTCGTCAGAGGTGGCTAGATGGAGATGCATTCATAAGGTCTTCGATGGAAGAAGTAGCAAATCTAGCCTTAGAGGGTCGCAGAGTTCTACTTGAAAAGGATTACACTCAGCTTACGTCCTTGATGAACCGCAACTTTGATCTTCGGAG GCAAATGTTTGGAGATGATGCACTCGGTTCTCTCAACATTAAGATGATCGAGGTGGCTCGGAGCGTTGGTGCAGCTTGTAAATTTACAGGCAGTGGAGGAGCTGCAGTTGCTTTCTGCCCAGAGGGACCTGCTCATGTTCAACTTCTTGAGGAGGCCTGCAACAAAGCTGGTTTTACAGTCGCAAAGGTAGAACTTGTCCCTCCTGTTCTCGGGGAGGAAGATTTGAAAACAGTCTCAGTGATGTAA